The following are from one region of the Ignavibacteriales bacterium genome:
- the mraY gene encoding phospho-N-acetylmuramoyl-pentapeptide-transferase: MLFYLFTYLHKTFNVPGLGIFRYITFRAGAAAITALIISFWLGPIIIRKLRDYQIGESAKLEAPKSHLAKAGTPTMGGLIVLLSVIIPALLWTDLKNGYILLILFVTVMLGAVGFLDDFLKVVRKKPKGLIGKYKIAGQVFVGLVVGGVIYFFPQWIDQTLVPFKSSTTVPFMKNLEWNLGVFYIPVVIFIITATSNAVNLTDGLDGLAIGTVGIVCGTLAIITYVSGHAVWSQYLTIPFLRGNGELAIYCAAISGAALGFLWFNSHPAQVFMGDTGSLALGGIIGAMCVLIKKELLLPTLGGIFLMETVSVIIQRMYFKYTKKRYGEGRRVFKMAPIHHHFEMLGWPEPKIVTRFYIIAILLMILSLATFKVR; this comes from the coding sequence ATGCTGTTCTATCTTTTTACGTATCTGCACAAGACGTTCAACGTTCCCGGCCTTGGAATATTCCGTTACATTACATTCCGCGCTGGTGCTGCTGCAATCACGGCGCTCATTATTTCATTCTGGCTCGGACCAATAATTATTCGCAAACTTCGTGACTATCAAATCGGCGAGTCGGCAAAACTTGAAGCGCCCAAGTCGCATTTGGCAAAAGCCGGCACACCGACAATGGGCGGATTGATTGTACTCTTATCAGTGATCATTCCTGCGCTTCTCTGGACAGATTTGAAAAATGGGTACATCTTGCTCATTCTGTTTGTTACAGTTATGCTTGGTGCTGTCGGTTTTTTAGATGACTTCCTCAAAGTTGTCCGAAAGAAACCCAAAGGACTCATCGGTAAGTATAAAATTGCAGGACAAGTCTTCGTCGGCTTAGTCGTTGGCGGTGTTATATATTTCTTTCCACAATGGATTGATCAAACACTTGTGCCATTCAAATCGAGCACGACAGTGCCGTTCATGAAAAACCTAGAGTGGAATTTAGGAGTGTTCTACATCCCGGTTGTCATCTTTATCATTACAGCAACATCGAATGCAGTGAATCTCACAGACGGCCTCGACGGCCTCGCTATAGGCACGGTTGGGATAGTCTGCGGGACGCTCGCTATTATTACCTATGTTTCAGGACATGCCGTTTGGAGTCAGTACCTGACAATTCCTTTTCTGCGTGGCAACGGCGAGCTTGCGATTTACTGTGCTGCAATCAGCGGGGCGGCGCTTGGATTTCTTTGGTTCAATTCACATCCTGCGCAGGTATTTATGGGTGATACCGGCTCGCTAGCGCTCGGCGGCATTATCGGCGCGATGTGTGTTCTGATAAAAAAAGAATTACTCCTGCCGACACTTGGCGGCATTTTTTTAATGGAAACTGTCTCGGTTATTATACAGCGAATGTATTTCAAGTATACCAAGAAACGGTACGGCGAGGGCAGGCGAGTGTTTAAAATGGCTCCGATTCACCATCATTTTGAAATGCTTGGTTGGCCGGAACCAAAGATCGTTACAAGATTTTATATCATCGCCATTCTGTTAATGATTTTAAGTCTGGCAACATTTAAGGTGCGGTAA